The Deferribacter autotrophicus genomic sequence AAATATCAGTCCATATAAATAATTTATCATTTTGCAGCTCCACTAACTGGCACATTAAACATATAAGAATTCATACCTAAATTAGCCTTAAGTATTAAATTCCCTTCCTTATCTTTTATAGGATTAATACTTAAAGAATTAATATTTATTATCTTATCTAAGAAATTAATCCTATAAACAAAATTTACTAAATCTAGAAACCTACCTTCCATGTTCATATTAAAGTTAACAGATGAATGAAAATCATCGATTTTTCTTATACCAGTGGGCTGAAAAAGAGATACTTTAATTCCGTTTCTCTCAGCTAATCCTACAATTTGATCATACAAAACGTTATAATTTCTCTCATTTGGTAAGATTTTAAGTACTCTGTTGAATTGTTCATTGACTATTTCAAATTCTTTTTTAAACTTTTTATAACTCAGCATAACAGGTTTTAACCTTGAAACAGAAAGAGCTAGTGAATCATAACGTTTCTTCAATTTATTAATTTCTTCCACCTGAGGTTTGTATGACATAAAATAATATACAGCAATGATTACAATAATAATGGCAACCTCAACAACTATTCTAAACTTTAGTGGAACACTAGATATAATTTTTATCATCTTTATCCACCTAAATTCACTTTTGCAGTAATTGTAAAGCTATTAATATCTATCCCCTCAACCTGATTTTTCCTTACGATTTTTAAATCAATATTAGAAAAAATCTCACTTTTATACATGTTTATAATAAATTCATTAACTGAAGTACTTCTCAAAGAAGAAACTTCAAGATTAATTTGACCTTTACCATAACTAAGTTTCCTAATCCAAACATCTTGAGGTAACGATTTCTCCAAACTTGTAAGTATCTTATAATACTCCTTTTGCCCTTGTTTTAATCTTACAACCAAATCAATTTTCTGTTGCAATTCTGCCTTACGTTTTTTTAATACCTTTACTTCTTTATCAACTTTGCGTAATTTCCTTAGCTCAGTCTCTAACCTACTTATCTCTCTTTTAATCAAATTTTGCTGTTCTTTTAACTTGGTATTAATATTCACAATTCCAACAATAATTGAAACTATCAAAATAAAAAAAACAAATAGCTCTAAATAAATCCCTTGCAAACGAAATTTTTTCTTCTTAGGTAATAAGTTAATCCTTATCATTTTTCATCCACTCTTCTTAATGATAACCCACACGCTACATTAAATCTATACAAATTACTGTTCAGCATCCCCTGGTCAATATTTTTAGAAACCTCAAAGTTAGCAAATGGATTAAAAAACACTGACTCAATTTCACAAAATTTTTCTATATATTCTTTAAGTCCGTATATGTTTGCTCCACCTCCACAAACATATATTTTATCTACAACAAGTTGTGTGCTTGTATAAAAATAATTAATACTATTTTTAATCTCTGTTGCTAATCTTTCATTAAAGCTCTCAACAGCACTTTTCAACTCATCATCAAACTCCAACGACTCTTTATCAAACAGTTTCAATCTTGCATCTTCATAAACATAATTCATCCTCTTCTGAATTTCCTCAATACAATTTTTCCCA encodes the following:
- a CDS encoding type 4a pilus biogenesis protein PilO, producing MIKIISSVPLKFRIVVEVAIIIVIIAVYYFMSYKPQVEEINKLKKRYDSLALSVSRLKPVMLSYKKFKKEFEIVNEQFNRVLKILPNERNYNVLYDQIVGLAERNGIKVSLFQPTGIRKIDDFHSSVNFNMNMEGRFLDLVNFVYRINFLDKIININSLSINPIKDKEGNLILKANLGMNSYMFNVPVSGAAK
- a CDS encoding PilN domain-containing protein — translated: MIRINLLPKKKKFRLQGIYLELFVFFILIVSIIVGIVNINTKLKEQQNLIKREISRLETELRKLRKVDKEVKVLKKRKAELQQKIDLVVRLKQGQKEYYKILTSLEKSLPQDVWIRKLSYGKGQINLEVSSLRSTSVNEFIINMYKSEIFSNIDLKIVRKNQVEGIDINSFTITAKVNLGG